DNA sequence from the Delphinus delphis chromosome 7, mDelDel1.2, whole genome shotgun sequence genome:
CTGCAATCTTTCCCACCttgttttcagtatttcttaATCATTAAGTCAGAAGCATGACAGCAGTGCCGGCCCTGGCATGATTCTCTTTGACTGAAACCTTGTAAATTAACACAATTAGCACAGCATCATCCTGCTAATTAACTTCCAGAGTCTGGTGCAGTGGTTTTGCAAGCAAGGAAGAGGGAGTCAGAAGGGAATCAACATGCCATTCTGTTACCAAACTCTGTGATACGTTCAGTTTAGCTCAGTAAGTCAAAGCCGGCCATGTCAGGAGCCAAAGTCAGGCAATGAAGAGCTAAAGGGGTTGGAGGAGGAAAGCAGAAGCGGGTAGGAGCTGTCAAAATAGACTGCAGTAATTCAGAAGGGAGCTGATGCCACAGATGCTTCATTTAGACCAGAACTCCTTCTGAACAAGGAATCTCTGCCAGAGGGCACAAGAGAGTTTGCAAAATTCACTTACCATAATACAAAGGAGATTAAGGAGGCCTGCTTAATACAGCTGTATCAGAATAGGAAGTGTTCCAATCAAGCAGAGATTAGAATAGGACGAACCAGCATTGGGAAATAGAACAGGGTTCCAGTGTTCTTCTGTAACTAACTATAAGTGAGTCCTCGAGGGTACATTATAAATCCCTTTGGGTACTGGTTCCCTAATGAGGGAAATAAGGCAATGTCTAAGGTCTCTCTTTAAACTGTAAAATTCAAATGATTCTCTCATTCTGACTGCTTCATAATGAGAAAATACTCTTGTATAGTTTGCTACATAGTCACCTTGCTTCCGTTTGTAATCTAGCAGATGATAGAGTTACACATAACATCTCATTTTCTAGTTGTACTCTTCGAGTTTATGCCACACACTGCTTTCCATAAATGTAAAGGGTTAGAATCCAGATTCTCTGTTCTTATCTTCCCTTTTACCTGCTTCCCCccttcattcatatatatatatatatattttcccccccacccctcagtACCTTGAAGGCTGTAAGGCAGAGGGAAAGATGATAACAGAAGAAGGGAGAATGCTAGCTAGAAGACCGACAGACAAGtgatgcttgtttttttttttcagagtttcaACAACAGGACTGAGAGGCAGAAAGGAGCCAGTTGTAATTCATACCGAGTTGTAGGCTTTGTGCGATGAAAGCGATGGAGCGCTGCCTGGGAGATTGCTTTGCTGCACTCCACGAAGCAGATTTGAAACTGTCGTGGACCACTTTAGATGAGAGTTGGATTATGGAATGACCTGCTATGTCTGTGTCATATTGTTCTGCGCAGGGAGCATTATACTGTGCTAACTAGGTGTTCAGTACCAAATAAGAGAGGTGTCCTAGATGTGATCTGTCAGCTGTGTCTCATTTTTATATtggttaaaatataaaacagaaactgtgATGTGAAGAGACAGGATAGCTGGATATCGCACATGTTAATACTCTCACGTgctagatatttaaaatgtatgcatATTTTATTGTAAGAACTTGTGATTGAATTCTAACTTGACAGgaatgtgtatgtacatacatatgtgtttctgtgtgtgtgtgtagcaagtAACTTGATAGGCTTAGcagaaataaatttacttattacttaaaaatgaaaaaaaatgtaggttTCCTACAgagttttcatttaaattgtttactttttatacagGGTATAAATTACTTTTATACAGGGTTGAAAGTTCTCATTTAAActgtttactttttatacagGGTTGAAATTTTATACAGggttttcatttaaattgtttactttttatacagGGTTGAAATTCAGTCCCTTTTAAAGTATATGCATTGTAGAGACCATAACAGGTATTATAAACTGTGGAAATCCTTTATAATGTCACTATCGTTGGTGGAAAATAATAGGTAACAAAAGAAGTTGGGGGAAAAAGCTTTAACGGTTCTGATGAGTATCTAAGTAAATTAACTTTTTCCCCCCCAAATCTTTAGGCTTGAAGATGCAGTGGACGCCGGAGCATGCCCAGTGGCCAGAACAGCACTTTGACATCACCTCCACCACTCGGTCTCCTGCCCACAAAGTTGAAGCTTACAGAGGTCATCTGCAGCGCACCTACCAGTATGCCTGGGCAAATGATGACATATCTGCTCTGACTGCATCCAACCTACTAAAAAAATATGCAGAGAAGTATTCTGGCATTTTGGAAGGCCCCGTGGACCGACCTGTACTCAGCAACTACTCTGATGCGCCATCAGGACTAGTGAACGGTCGGAAAAATGAAAGCGAACCGTGGCAGCCTTCCTTGAATTCAGACGCTGTTTATCCCATGAACTGTGTTCCGGATGTTATCACTGCCAGCAAAGCTGGAGTCAGTTCAGCCCTCCCTCCAGCAGATGTCTCTGCAAGTATAGGGAGCTCTCCTGGGGTGGCCAGCAACCTGACAGAGCCTAGTTATTCAAGTAGTACCTGTGGAAGCCACACTGTACCTAGTCTTCATACAGGGCTCCCATCTCAGGAATATGCCCCAGGATACAACGGCTCATATTTGCATTCTACTTATAGCAGCCAGCCAGCACCTGCACTTCCTTCACCTCATCCTTCTCCCTTGCATAGCTCTGGGCTCCTAcagccaccacctcctcctccaccgCCACCAGCCCTTGTCCCAGGCTACAATGGGACTTCTAACCTCTCCAGTTATAGCTATCCCTCTGCTAGCTATCCTCCTCATACTGCTGTGGGATCTGGGTACAGCCCTGGGGGTGCACCCCCTCCTCCTTCAGCATACCTGCCTTCAGGAATTCCTgctcccacccccctgccccccaccactgTTCCTGGCTACACCTACCAGGGTCATGGTTTGACACCGATCGCACCCGCGGCTCTGACAAACAGTTCGGCAAGTTCTCTCAAAAGGAAAGCTTTCTATATGGCAGGGCAAGGAGACATGGACTCCAGTTATGGAAATTACAGCTATGGCCAACAGAGATCTACACAGAGTCCTATGTACAGAATGCCCGACAACAGCATTTCAAACTCAAATCGGGGGAATGGCTTTGACAGAAGTGCTGAAACATCATCCTTAGCATTTAAGCCAACGAAGCAGCTAATGTCctctgaacagcaaaggaaattcaGCAGTCAGTCCAGTAGGGCTCTGACCCCTCCTTCCTACAGTACTGCTAAAAATTCATTGGGATCAAGATCCAGCGAATCCTTCGGGAAGTACACTTCACCAGTAATGAGTGAGCATGGGGATGAGCACAGGCAGCTCCTCTCTCATCCAATGCAAGGCCCTGGACTCCGTGCAGCTACCTCATCCAACCACTCTGTGGACGAGCAACTGAAGAATACTGACACGCACCTCATTGACCTGGTAACCAACGAGATTATCACCCAAGGACCGCCAGTGGACTGGAATGACATTGCTGGTCTCGACCTGGTAAAGGCTGTCATTAAAGAAGAGGTTTTATGGCCAGTGTTGAGGTCAGATGCATTCAGTGGACTGACGGCCTTACCTCGGAGCATCCTTTTATTTGGACCTCGGGGAACAGGCAAAACATTATTGGGCAGATGCATAGCTAGTCAGCTGGGGgccacatttttcaaaattgctgGTTCTGGACTTATCGCCAAGTGGTTAGGAGAAGCAGAGAAAATTATCCACGCCTCTTTCCTTGTGGCCAGGTGTCGCCAGCCCTCGGTGATTTTTGTCAGTGACATTGACATGCTTCTCTCCTCTCAAGTGAGTGAGGAACACAGTCCAGTCAGTCGGATGAGAACCGAATTTCTGATGCAGCTGGACACTGTACTAACTTCGGCTGAGGACCAAATCGTAGTAATTTGTGCCACCAGTAAACcagaagaaatagatgaatctcTTCGGAGGTACTTCATGAAACGACTTTTAATCCCACTTCCTGACAGCACAGCGAGGCACCAGATAATAGTACAACTGCTCTCACAGCACAATTACTGTCTCAATGACAAGGAGTTTGCACTGCTCGTCCAGCGCACAGAAGGCTTTTCTGGACTAGACGTGGCTCATTTGTGTCAGGAAGCAGCGGTGGGCCCTCTCCATGCCATGCCAGCCACAGACCTTTCAGCCATTATGCCCAGCCAGTTGAGACCCGTTACATATCAAGACTTTGAAAATGCTTTCTGCAAGATTCAGCCTAGCATATCTCAAAAAGAGCTTGATATGTATGTTGAATGGAACAAAATGTTTGGTTGCAGTCAGTgataacttctttaaaaaaatgtaatgaatgttggcacacacacataaaacctgCTACATAGGGTATAGAGCCCCTTTCCAGTAGTGTTTGAATTGCAAAGGGTACTGGGGAAGAAGACGATTAAGTTGCATCTTTAGAGTCAGGGTAGATTTGGAGGAAAAATGCATCCAATGAGAGCTTCTGATTTGAAAGCCCCAGATGACATAAAGCATCTGCTGATGCTCAGTTCGGTTCAAGCTAGACAACACTCACCAAGGAGCAAGGTGCAAGTGTGTTGATTTCAGAAGGACATGAACCTCATGTGTTGATTCCATTCTGCTGTTCTCGAGATTTAGTTGCTGTCAAGTGCCTGGAGTggtgctttattttttgtttgcctCACAATTACATTGGTGGCATGTGCTAATATAAAGAGCTTTAACTTCAAACATTATTGGACTAAAGAGATGAATGGTTGTGTTTCGACAGAAAAccagatttttgccattttaagagCAACAGTATTCCTCAATCCTGTCTGTTCTGCAGTATTAAGCTAAGAACAGGTAAAACAGGGTAACGGTAATCTGGACCTTAATTTCTgcagttcatttcttttaatgttctTGTCTGCAAAAACTCAGGAAAGTGATTGTGATTTGTACAGTACCTCAAAGGAATGTGTTGAAAGCACTATGTACTGCTGAGAGTAATGGGATAGGCTTCAATGttactttatattaaaatgtatgtttacCTCAACGATTGGAAAATAGCAAGGAAAATTACTTTGAATGTATCCAGAAAAGTACTGAGTGTGATACAACTGAATATTTACAACTTAAAGTAAaaatggaaggatttttttttaaaggttctttCACTAATTATGGGGAATTGACCAGAGCAGAATAATTCTTTATATCAATACCTGCAAGAGTTCTTCGTACATTGCTCCTTGATAATGAAGTGAAAATGTTCTTAGAAGGTACACTGGTTAATGGAAAGCTACTTATACAGTCTGTGTTAGTGTCTAGAACAGTCAGCCACAAGACCCGTTTAGGACCCTGAAAGTCACAGTACCTAAAAACTAGGACTGCCTTTTCCTGCAGAGctggtaatggtggtggtgatttGCAAGTTCTCTCTGAAACTGCTGGGAATGGTGTCATCCTATTCACTAATCTAGCTTATAGGCTTGCCGTGCTGTTTGACAGAATGCAGAAGATagcaaccaaaacaaacaagcaaacaaataaatacagaaaacaaccaaccaacttatatatctgcaaagaatatatCTACGTCCCCTCTCCTTCTTGACTCCTCTCTTGTCAGTGCAATTTTGCTTCTCATTTTGAAATCTTCTGGGCTGTAGTGCTCCCACATTCATTTCTACCTCAGTTTTGTTGCATTTCTCTTGGAAAGTCAAATAGAAAATTGgaagtagacacacacacacacacacacacacacacacacacacacacacacacaaatatagcTTGCCAAACATGTTACCTTGTTTTCTCTATCTTTTCCCATAAATCTAGTTTCCAAAACACATCAGCCTTCATGCTCACTTCCACCGAAGTCCACCCTCACCCCAACAGCATATGTGGCATTTTTCTCAATTTCCCATTCCTCATCTGCTCCCCACCAAGTTGTTCTTTGTATCCTTTAATGCTTTATGTGCAACTTTTCATTGCTAGGTGACTGATGTTTGGCAATGCCTCTGAACAGACACGGTGTAGGCTGTAGCCTTCCAAAGCCACTGCCCGTGCATAAGCAGAACAGCCTGGCTTTTTGAATGTatttttcctggttttttttttccttcctttttttagttGAGAGATGCAGTAACAAAACTGTTGCAAAGCACTGGCATTTTATGTATTCAAAAAgtgatgtacatttttaaaaattttaaataaatgcaatgagaagccctaaGAAAGgtctttctgttattgttttgttttccttcaaatttttttttttttactgatttcaTCCACAATGTCAAATTCTCTGAAACACTTAACATAGAGAAAGCTAATGAAGGACTtgatatttctgaaattttatgatGCTTGATCATTactccccttttttcttgtttttcttgttgCTAAAAACTGAGCAAATGAACCAGAATTTAACTTACTATGATTTTCTATCAATTAAAACTGTTCTTACACATAAATATTCCATATTAAAAAGCAGTGCCTTTCATTAAggatacaaaaaataatatttaagtacGTCCTCTGCTTTTCACAAGTGAATAAACACTACAGTCGTGTTCTGGCTCTACCCTGCACATATCCCTTATTGTAAGGAAATTCTAATATCCCCATTAACCTGTAGGTTCATATTGATCTCACTGACAAGTTTACTTTTGCACGGTGCTGACCTATTTTCAGTCTTTTGGACGTCACATTTCATCTCCGCCAACATTCTGTGTTCACTTGAAAGCAACTGGCAAGTTTTGACAAACCCAATCTTACTTAGACAACTTTGGAAAATCCAGTATTGACCCACATTTCCGTGGCTAGTAAGAGTTAATGCCAAATATATGACTGCACTATTGTGTTTTACACtcatttataaaactgaaaataaagtcaTGCATATTGGCTTTTAGctttaaatgacttaaaaattactttgagaTATGAGTGGCCAAAAATCCGTGTACTTAGGCAGAAGCTGAAGTTGTGTGTGAATTTCATTTAGCCTCACAAATTCTAGGATTTGATCTCTTAGGAAATTGGGCATGCTGAAGAAATGAAGATCTGTTGGGGGAGATAATGCTGACTTTTGAGTAGGTAGTGCTGTCCTGTGAGTCTTTGATTCTGCATGGCAGCATTATGAGCTCTTCTATGGACTAGCCTAATAATGAGCTCTTTTCTGACCATCTTTTCTAGagcttggggagggggtgggggtacCACATCCTGAGAAGTGAACGTGCACAATCAGTTATGGTACAACTGAGTAATGGGGCTTCATAGTCTTGGACTCTTTTTGACTGCTCAGAATTTGGAGAAGGCTACTAATGAAGGTAAGGTAATGAGCCAGTCCAAGTCTCTTGCTGTCTGGCCAGGGGATTTGAGCCAGTCCACTTAACAGCCCCTAATTCCCTTCTTCACAACTGCAATAACATTTCCAACAGGGACAAAAAGGAAGTGAAGGAAACTACTTCAGTAGAAGGATCAATAGAAATTCAAGAGGTAGTTCATAATGACCTTATGTGTGACACGAATGGAAATACTCTACACTTCTGGCATGCTTCTCACCAAAATATTTAGAACATTAGTGACAATACAGAAAAATTTGCTGACTGAGCTGATCAATGGAATGTGAAGGCAGTATACTTTAAGGCTATTTACTTTCACACAGAATGTTTATCTATTAGTCAGTTTGTATTCTACTCAAATGCAGATAGACGGGTATAATGTTTTCTTGTGCATTTGAAACCTATCAAGGAGAAAATAAACCATTCCACTAAAATACATAGGCCAAACACCATCTGGGCAAGTGAAAAAAGCTATCCAGAGGCTATGCTATGTAAAATACCAAGGTCAATTTACACTGGTTGAATAGTACTTGGCTACGCAGTTTTCAAAAGAATACATCCAAAAAAAGTCCAAATTAATTCCCACAATAGGTCtttgtaaatttaaatatatttgtgggTTGGAAAATATGTTCCAGAggcatttagaatttttttctctgaaaatgtgtCTAACTCCAAGCAGAAAGTTACTTCTATAATCTCattctcatgttttcttttagcaAGAATTGGGTATGATCATTGAAATTATTTTGCAAAGTGAAAGGGACACAGTTTGTTGAACTATTGAGGCCACTAAAGttctaatatatatacatatatatatatatataattagcgtgtatgtttgtgtgtgtatgtatgtggtaTGTGTGCTGTTTTCACCACCAACTATGTGAACTTTAAAACTGTCTATTTTACATTACTCAGAAGCAACTGGTTACTTCCTCTCTTCATATATGCAGAGATATACATGACCACTTTATAATTCAAagtgttttaatgttttttcttttgaaaagtaaaGCCTTCAGTTGTTGAATCACCTGATTTTCATATGAAGCACATTAGCAAACATGGAGCTATTAGTATTTCAGAATTCAAAACCAGCTGTACTTGTGACTAACCCACACATGAACTGAAGTTCACACTCTGCTAAGACCTCTGGTTGACATTCGATTTTGAACCTGCCAGATGCATTTGTGTGAACCAGGGATACTGCATCTTTAATGAACAAGTCTCTCctctttcctgtttttaaatACAACACAAGCAGTGTAGCACTAGGCACTGCAATTGTCAAAGACAATTAGACTGAAAGCAGGAAAATTTCACCTCCCTGTCTCAG
Encoded proteins:
- the FIGN gene encoding fidgetin isoform X1, giving the protein MISSTSVYGLKMQWTPEHAQWPEQHFDITSTTRSPAHKVEAYRGHLQRTYQYAWANDDISALTASNLLKKYAEKYSGILEGPVDRPVLSNYSDAPSGLVNGRKNESEPWQPSLNSDAVYPMNCVPDVITASKAGVSSALPPADVSASIGSSPGVASNLTEPSYSSSTCGSHTVPSLHTGLPSQEYAPGYNGSYLHSTYSSQPAPALPSPHPSPLHSSGLLQPPPPPPPPPALVPGYNGTSNLSSYSYPSASYPPHTAVGSGYSPGGAPPPPSAYLPSGIPAPTPLPPTTVPGYTYQGHGLTPIAPAALTNSSASSLKRKAFYMAGQGDMDSSYGNYSYGQQRSTQSPMYRMPDNSISNSNRGNGFDRSAETSSLAFKPTKQLMSSEQQRKFSSQSSRALTPPSYSTAKNSLGSRSSESFGKYTSPVMSEHGDEHRQLLSHPMQGPGLRAATSSNHSVDEQLKNTDTHLIDLVTNEIITQGPPVDWNDIAGLDLVKAVIKEEVLWPVLRSDAFSGLTALPRSILLFGPRGTGKTLLGRCIASQLGATFFKIAGSGLIAKWLGEAEKIIHASFLVARCRQPSVIFVSDIDMLLSSQVSEEHSPVSRMRTEFLMQLDTVLTSAEDQIVVICATSKPEEIDESLRRYFMKRLLIPLPDSTARHQIIVQLLSQHNYCLNDKEFALLVQRTEGFSGLDVAHLCQEAAVGPLHAMPATDLSAIMPSQLRPVTYQDFENAFCKIQPSISQKELDMYVEWNKMFGCSQ
- the FIGN gene encoding fidgetin isoform X2, yielding MQWTPEHAQWPEQHFDITSTTRSPAHKVEAYRGHLQRTYQYAWANDDISALTASNLLKKYAEKYSGILEGPVDRPVLSNYSDAPSGLVNGRKNESEPWQPSLNSDAVYPMNCVPDVITASKAGVSSALPPADVSASIGSSPGVASNLTEPSYSSSTCGSHTVPSLHTGLPSQEYAPGYNGSYLHSTYSSQPAPALPSPHPSPLHSSGLLQPPPPPPPPPALVPGYNGTSNLSSYSYPSASYPPHTAVGSGYSPGGAPPPPSAYLPSGIPAPTPLPPTTVPGYTYQGHGLTPIAPAALTNSSASSLKRKAFYMAGQGDMDSSYGNYSYGQQRSTQSPMYRMPDNSISNSNRGNGFDRSAETSSLAFKPTKQLMSSEQQRKFSSQSSRALTPPSYSTAKNSLGSRSSESFGKYTSPVMSEHGDEHRQLLSHPMQGPGLRAATSSNHSVDEQLKNTDTHLIDLVTNEIITQGPPVDWNDIAGLDLVKAVIKEEVLWPVLRSDAFSGLTALPRSILLFGPRGTGKTLLGRCIASQLGATFFKIAGSGLIAKWLGEAEKIIHASFLVARCRQPSVIFVSDIDMLLSSQVSEEHSPVSRMRTEFLMQLDTVLTSAEDQIVVICATSKPEEIDESLRRYFMKRLLIPLPDSTARHQIIVQLLSQHNYCLNDKEFALLVQRTEGFSGLDVAHLCQEAAVGPLHAMPATDLSAIMPSQLRPVTYQDFENAFCKIQPSISQKELDMYVEWNKMFGCSQ